A genomic window from Rattus norvegicus strain BN/NHsdMcwi chromosome 9, GRCr8, whole genome shotgun sequence includes:
- the Stk11ip gene encoding serine/threonine-protein kinase 11-interacting protein isoform X6 gives MTTAPRDSVVWKLAGLLRESGDAVLSGCSTLSLLTATLQQLNRVFELYLGPWGPGQTGFVALPSHPADSPVILQLQFLFDVLQKTLSLKLVHTPGVGLPGPIKIFPFKSLRQLELRGVPIHSLCGLRGIYSQLETLVCNRSIQALEELLSACGGDLCSALPWLALLSADFSYNALSNLDSSLRLLSALRFLNLSHNHIQDCKGFLMHTTRLGILDDLGQVSQLPASFTCKDLSELYHLDISYNHLRLVPRMGPSGAALGTLILRANELRSLQGLEQLKNLRHLDVAYNLLEGHTELAPLWLLAELRKLYLEGNPLWFHPAHRATTAQYLSPRARDAAHGFLLDGKVLSLKDLQQTSESSRLGPMTQPLSWPVGSTTETSGGPELSDSLSSGGIVAQAPLRKVKSRVRVRRASISEPSDTDPELRTLDPSPAGWFVQQHRELELLASFRERFGCDWLQYRSHLETMGSPPLATIKTPALGTPPLDAQSLETARSPPAIGEDTKESPEKVSEEGREELEPHEEEREEQEREEGSREDLGEEEEQEQKAVEAELCRPMLVCPLQGTEGVQGRECFLRVTSAHLFEVGLQAAQTLERLELQSLVSAELQSETESQREPGSEGSGPPSGAPVLVLRFSYICPDRQLRCYAVLEPEAHEAIQELLAVLTPFTSVKDQQPGEAKDPQGPRFQCLRCSCEFKPQEPRLGLESDDGWKPLFQNTESPVVCPNCGSDHVVLLAVSGEVPNRERNQEEQSSDSACDLADHSGCPSVPDGIPPQASISHGCSSWNLSPTLGHTGFRSVDHRLRLFLDVEVFSDSEEEFQCCTKVPVVLAGHTRESLCLVVVSDRMLYLLKVTGPICGPPASWLEPTLAIPLQDLSGMELGLAGQSLRLEWAAGTGHCVLLPRDARQCRAFLEELTGVLQSLPRTQRNCISATEETVTPQHRLWPLLGKDTSAETPQFFYLRAFLAEGKAESAGSSTCPVSLLLTLSTLYLLDEDPVRSHAESPLPVGSGEASEQPAPQGPGPSLQVREQQPLSSLSSVQLYRTSPLDLRLIFYDEVSRLESFWALRVVCGEQLTDLLAWIREPWEELFSIGLRTVTQEALDLDR, from the exons ATGACGACCGCCCCGCGGGACTCAGTAGTGTGGAAGCTCGCGGGACTTTTGCGGGAGTCGG gGGATGCAGTTCTCTCTGGCTGTAGCACACTGAGCCTGCTAACAGCCACACTGCAGCAGCTGAACAGAGTGTTTGAACTGTACCTAGGGCCATGGGGCCCCGGCCAGACAGGCTTTGTGGCTCTTCCCTCCCACCCTGCAGACTCACCAGTCATCCTCCAGCTTCAGTTCCTTTTCGATGTGCTGCAGAAAACACTGTCACTCAAG CTGGTCCACACCCCTGGTGTTGGCCTTCCAGGGCCTATCAAGATTTTCCCCTTCAAGTCCCTTCGACAGCTGGAG CTTCGAGGAGTCCCTATCCACAGCCTGTGTGGCCTCCGTGGCATCTACTCACAGCTAGAGACCCTGGTTTGTAACAGAAGCATCCAGGCACTAGAG GAGCTCTTGTCGGCCTGCGGTGGGGACCTCTGCTCTGCCCTCCCCTGGCTAGCCTTGCTCTCTGCCGACTTCAGCTACAATGCACTTAGCAACTTAGACAGCTCCCTG CGACTCCTGTCCGCTCTGCGCTTCCTCAACCTGAGCCACAACCATATCCAGGACTGCAAAGGCTTCCTGATG CATACAACAAGGCTTGGAATACTGGATGACCTAGGGCAAGTCAGTCAGCTTCCTGCTTCGTTCACCTGTAAG GACTTATCTGAGCTGTACCATTTGGACATCTCCTATAACCACCTGCGCTTGGTGCCAAGAATGGGACCGTCAGGGGCTGCTCTGGGGACTCTGATCCTGAGGGCCAATGAGCTTCGGAGCCTTCAGG GCCTGGAGCAGCTGAAGAACCTGCGGCATCTCGATGTGGCCTATAACCTTCTAGAAGGACACACAGAGCTGGCACCACTATGGCTGCTGGCTGAGCTCCGTAAG CTCTATCTGGAAGGTAACCCTTTGTGGTTCCACCCTGCGCACCGGGCAACCACCGCTCAGTACTTGTCACCTCGGGCCAGAGATGCTGCTCATGGC TTCCTTCTTGATGGCAAGGTTTTGTCCCTGAAGGATCTTCAG CAGACTTCAGAATCTTCACGGCTTGGTCCCATGACCCAACCTTTGTCCTGGCCAGTGGGGAGTACCACTGAAACCTCAGGTGGCCCTGAGCTGAGTGATAGCCTCTCCTCAGGGGGCATTGTGGCCCAGGCTCCACTTCGTAAGGTTAAG AGCCGAGTCCGTGTGAGGCGGGCTAGCATCTCTGAGCCCAGTGACACAGACCCAGAGCTTCGAACTCTGGACCCCTCCCCGGCTG GGTGGTTTGTGCAGCAACACCGGGAACTTGAGCTGCTGGCCAGCTTCCGGGAGCGGTTTGGCTGTGACTGGCTGCAGTATAGGAGCCACCTGGAGACCATGGGGAGCCCCCCTCTTGCCACCATCAAGACTCCTGCCCTTGGAACCCCTCCTCTGGATGCCCAGAGCCTGGAGACTGCACGCAGCCCTCCAGCGATAGGGGAAGACACTAAGGAATCGCCAGAGAAGGTGtcagaggaaggcagggaggagctCGAGCCCCacgaagaagagagggaagagcaggagagagaagagggatcGAGAGAGGacctgggggaggaagaggagcaggagcagaaggcagTGGAAG CAGAGCTCTGTCGCCCCATGTTGGTGTGTCCCTTGCAGGGAACTGAGGGCGTGCAAGGAAGGGAGTGCTTTCTCCGGGTCACTTCTGCCCACTTGTTTGAAGTGGGACTCCAAGCAGCCCAGACTCTGGAGCGGCTGGAGCTACAGAGCCTGGTGTCAGCTGAGCTACAGTCAGAGACTGAAAGCCAGAGAGAACCAGGGTCTGAG GGCTCAGGCCCACCCTCTGGGGCTCCAGTTCTTGTTCTGCGCTTTTCCTACATTTGTCCCGACCGGCAGTTGCGTTGCTATGCTGTGCTGGAGCCAGAGGCCCATGAAGCCATCCAG GAGCTACTTGCTGTACTGACCCCATTCACCAGCGTGAAAGACCAGCAGCCTGGGGAGGCCAAGGACCCACAGGGGCCCAGATTCCAGTGCCTGCGCTGTAGCTGTGAGTTCAAGCCTCAGGAGCCCAGGTTGGGACTGGAGAGTGACGACGGCTGGAAGCCTCTGTTTCAAAATACAG AATCTCCTGTTGTGTGTCCAAACTGTGGGAGTGACCATGTGGTTCTCCTAGCTGTGTCTGGGGAAGTCCCTAATAGAGAGCGGAACCAGGAAGAACAATCATCAGATTCTGCCTGTGACCTTGCTGACCACAGTGGCTGTCCCAGTGTGCCTGACGGCATCCCACCTCAGGCATCCATATCCCATGGCTGCAGCAGCTGGAACCTCAGCCCGA CCCTTGGACACACAGGTTTTCGATCTGTGGACCACCGACTCCGGCTCTTCCTGGATGTTGAGGTGTTCAGTGACTCCGAGGAGGAGTTCCAGTGCTGCACCAAG GTGCCGGTGGTGTTAGCAGGCCACACGAGGGAGTCTCTGTGCCTTGTGGTTGTGTCTGACCGTATGCTTTACCTGTTGAAGGTGACAGGGCCCATCTG CGGGCCTCCTGCTAGCTGGCTTGAGCCCACCCTGGCCATTCCTCTGCAGGATCTGAGTGGCATGGAGCTTGGCCTTGCAGGCCAGAGCCTTCGTTTAGAGTGGGCAGCTGGGACTGGCCACTGTGTGCTGCTGCCCCGAGATGCCAGGCAGTGCCGTGCCTTCCTTGAGGAGCTCACTG GGGTTTTGCAGTCTCTGCCTCGTACCCAGAGGAACTGCATCAGTGCTACAGAGGAGACGGTGACCCCGCAGCATCGGCTCTG GCCATTGCTGGGGAAAGATACTTCCGCAGAGACGCCCCAGTTTTTCTACCTTCGCGCCTTCCTGGCTGAAGGTAAGGCGGAGTCTGCAG gCTCCTCTACCTGTCCTGTGTCCCTGTTGCTGACGTTGTCCACCTTGTACCTATTAGATGAAGACCCTGTAAGGTCCCATGCAGAATCTCCCCTCCCAGTGGGGTCTGGTGAAGCCTCTGAGCAGCCTGCTCCCCAGGGGCCAGGTCCTTCTTTGCAGGTCAGGGAGCAGCAACCACTCAGCAGTCTGAGCTCTGTGCAGCTGTATCGCACAAGCCCCTTGGACCTGCGGCTGATCTTCTACgatgag GTGTCTCGGCTGGAGAGTTTCTGGGCACTCCGTGTTGTGTGTGGGGAGCAGCTGACAGACCTGCTGGCCTGGATTCGGGAGCCCTGGGAAGAGTTGTTTTCCATTGGACTCCGGACAGTAACCCAGGAGGCTCTGGACCTCGACCGATAA
- the Stk11ip gene encoding serine/threonine-protein kinase 11-interacting protein isoform X7 produces the protein MTTAPRDSVVWKLAGLLRESGDAVLSGCSTLSLLTATLQQLNRVFELYLGPWGPGQTGFVALPSHPADSPVILQLQFLFDVLQKTLSLKLVHTPGVGLPGPIKIFPFKSLRQLELRGVPIHSLCGLRGIYSQLETLVCNRSIQALEELLSACGGDLCSALPWLALLSADFSYNALSNLDSSLRLLSALRFLNLSHNHIQDCKGFLMDLSELYHLDISYNHLRLVPRMGPSGAALGTLILRANELRSLQGNTTPHPLTHNMPPQGLLSSAVGLEQLKNLRHLDVAYNLLEGHTELAPLWLLAELRKLYLEGNPLWFHPAHRATTAQYLSPRARDAAHGFLLDGKVLSLKDLQQTSESSRLGPMTQPLSWPVGSTTETSGGPELSDSLSSGGIVAQAPLRKVKSRVRVRRASISEPSDTDPELRTLDPSPAGWFVQQHRELELLASFRERFGCDWLQYRSHLETMGSPPLATIKTPALGTPPLDAQSLETARSPPAIGEDTKESPEKVSEEGREELEPHEEEREEQEREEGSREDLGEEEEQEQKAVEAELCRPMLVCPLQGTEGVQGRECFLRVTSAHLFEVGLQAAQTLERLELQSLVSAELQSETESQREPGSEGSGPPSGAPVLVLRFSYICPDRQLRCYAVLEPEAHEAIQELLAVLTPFTSVKDQQPGEAKDPQGPRFQCLRCSCEFKPQEPRLGLESDDGWKPLFQNTESPVVCPNCGSDHVVLLAVSGEVPNRERNQEEQSSDSACDLADHSGCPSVPDGIPPQASISHGCSSWNLSPTLGHTGFRSVDHRLRLFLDVEVFSDSEEEFQCCTKVPVVLAGHTRESLCLVVVSDRMLYLLKVTGPICGPPASWLEPTLAIPLQDLSGMELGLAGQSLRLEWAAGTGHCVLLPRDARQCRAFLEELTGVLQSLPRTQRNCISATEETVTPQHRLWPLLGKDTSAETPQFFYLRAFLAEGKAESAGSSTCPVSLLLTLSTLYLLDEDPVRSHAESPLPVGSGEASEQPAPQGPGPSLQVREQQPLSSLSSVQLYRTSPLDLRLIFYDEVSRLESFWALRVVCGEQLTDLLAWIREPWEELFSIGLRTVTQEALDLDR, from the exons ATGACGACCGCCCCGCGGGACTCAGTAGTGTGGAAGCTCGCGGGACTTTTGCGGGAGTCGG gGGATGCAGTTCTCTCTGGCTGTAGCACACTGAGCCTGCTAACAGCCACACTGCAGCAGCTGAACAGAGTGTTTGAACTGTACCTAGGGCCATGGGGCCCCGGCCAGACAGGCTTTGTGGCTCTTCCCTCCCACCCTGCAGACTCACCAGTCATCCTCCAGCTTCAGTTCCTTTTCGATGTGCTGCAGAAAACACTGTCACTCAAG CTGGTCCACACCCCTGGTGTTGGCCTTCCAGGGCCTATCAAGATTTTCCCCTTCAAGTCCCTTCGACAGCTGGAG CTTCGAGGAGTCCCTATCCACAGCCTGTGTGGCCTCCGTGGCATCTACTCACAGCTAGAGACCCTGGTTTGTAACAGAAGCATCCAGGCACTAGAG GAGCTCTTGTCGGCCTGCGGTGGGGACCTCTGCTCTGCCCTCCCCTGGCTAGCCTTGCTCTCTGCCGACTTCAGCTACAATGCACTTAGCAACTTAGACAGCTCCCTG CGACTCCTGTCCGCTCTGCGCTTCCTCAACCTGAGCCACAACCATATCCAGGACTGCAAAGGCTTCCTGATG GACTTATCTGAGCTGTACCATTTGGACATCTCCTATAACCACCTGCGCTTGGTGCCAAGAATGGGACCGTCAGGGGCTGCTCTGGGGACTCTGATCCTGAGGGCCAATGAGCTTCGGAGCCTTCAGG GGAACACAACACCACACCCCCTCACCCACAACATGCCTCCACAAGGCCTTCTCTCCTCTGCCGTAGGCCTGGAGCAGCTGAAGAACCTGCGGCATCTCGATGTGGCCTATAACCTTCTAGAAGGACACACAGAGCTGGCACCACTATGGCTGCTGGCTGAGCTCCGTAAG CTCTATCTGGAAGGTAACCCTTTGTGGTTCCACCCTGCGCACCGGGCAACCACCGCTCAGTACTTGTCACCTCGGGCCAGAGATGCTGCTCATGGC TTCCTTCTTGATGGCAAGGTTTTGTCCCTGAAGGATCTTCAG CAGACTTCAGAATCTTCACGGCTTGGTCCCATGACCCAACCTTTGTCCTGGCCAGTGGGGAGTACCACTGAAACCTCAGGTGGCCCTGAGCTGAGTGATAGCCTCTCCTCAGGGGGCATTGTGGCCCAGGCTCCACTTCGTAAGGTTAAG AGCCGAGTCCGTGTGAGGCGGGCTAGCATCTCTGAGCCCAGTGACACAGACCCAGAGCTTCGAACTCTGGACCCCTCCCCGGCTG GGTGGTTTGTGCAGCAACACCGGGAACTTGAGCTGCTGGCCAGCTTCCGGGAGCGGTTTGGCTGTGACTGGCTGCAGTATAGGAGCCACCTGGAGACCATGGGGAGCCCCCCTCTTGCCACCATCAAGACTCCTGCCCTTGGAACCCCTCCTCTGGATGCCCAGAGCCTGGAGACTGCACGCAGCCCTCCAGCGATAGGGGAAGACACTAAGGAATCGCCAGAGAAGGTGtcagaggaaggcagggaggagctCGAGCCCCacgaagaagagagggaagagcaggagagagaagagggatcGAGAGAGGacctgggggaggaagaggagcaggagcagaaggcagTGGAAG CAGAGCTCTGTCGCCCCATGTTGGTGTGTCCCTTGCAGGGAACTGAGGGCGTGCAAGGAAGGGAGTGCTTTCTCCGGGTCACTTCTGCCCACTTGTTTGAAGTGGGACTCCAAGCAGCCCAGACTCTGGAGCGGCTGGAGCTACAGAGCCTGGTGTCAGCTGAGCTACAGTCAGAGACTGAAAGCCAGAGAGAACCAGGGTCTGAG GGCTCAGGCCCACCCTCTGGGGCTCCAGTTCTTGTTCTGCGCTTTTCCTACATTTGTCCCGACCGGCAGTTGCGTTGCTATGCTGTGCTGGAGCCAGAGGCCCATGAAGCCATCCAG GAGCTACTTGCTGTACTGACCCCATTCACCAGCGTGAAAGACCAGCAGCCTGGGGAGGCCAAGGACCCACAGGGGCCCAGATTCCAGTGCCTGCGCTGTAGCTGTGAGTTCAAGCCTCAGGAGCCCAGGTTGGGACTGGAGAGTGACGACGGCTGGAAGCCTCTGTTTCAAAATACAG AATCTCCTGTTGTGTGTCCAAACTGTGGGAGTGACCATGTGGTTCTCCTAGCTGTGTCTGGGGAAGTCCCTAATAGAGAGCGGAACCAGGAAGAACAATCATCAGATTCTGCCTGTGACCTTGCTGACCACAGTGGCTGTCCCAGTGTGCCTGACGGCATCCCACCTCAGGCATCCATATCCCATGGCTGCAGCAGCTGGAACCTCAGCCCGA CCCTTGGACACACAGGTTTTCGATCTGTGGACCACCGACTCCGGCTCTTCCTGGATGTTGAGGTGTTCAGTGACTCCGAGGAGGAGTTCCAGTGCTGCACCAAG GTGCCGGTGGTGTTAGCAGGCCACACGAGGGAGTCTCTGTGCCTTGTGGTTGTGTCTGACCGTATGCTTTACCTGTTGAAGGTGACAGGGCCCATCTG CGGGCCTCCTGCTAGCTGGCTTGAGCCCACCCTGGCCATTCCTCTGCAGGATCTGAGTGGCATGGAGCTTGGCCTTGCAGGCCAGAGCCTTCGTTTAGAGTGGGCAGCTGGGACTGGCCACTGTGTGCTGCTGCCCCGAGATGCCAGGCAGTGCCGTGCCTTCCTTGAGGAGCTCACTG GGGTTTTGCAGTCTCTGCCTCGTACCCAGAGGAACTGCATCAGTGCTACAGAGGAGACGGTGACCCCGCAGCATCGGCTCTG GCCATTGCTGGGGAAAGATACTTCCGCAGAGACGCCCCAGTTTTTCTACCTTCGCGCCTTCCTGGCTGAAGGTAAGGCGGAGTCTGCAG gCTCCTCTACCTGTCCTGTGTCCCTGTTGCTGACGTTGTCCACCTTGTACCTATTAGATGAAGACCCTGTAAGGTCCCATGCAGAATCTCCCCTCCCAGTGGGGTCTGGTGAAGCCTCTGAGCAGCCTGCTCCCCAGGGGCCAGGTCCTTCTTTGCAGGTCAGGGAGCAGCAACCACTCAGCAGTCTGAGCTCTGTGCAGCTGTATCGCACAAGCCCCTTGGACCTGCGGCTGATCTTCTACgatgag GTGTCTCGGCTGGAGAGTTTCTGGGCACTCCGTGTTGTGTGTGGGGAGCAGCTGACAGACCTGCTGGCCTGGATTCGGGAGCCCTGGGAAGAGTTGTTTTCCATTGGACTCCGGACAGTAACCCAGGAGGCTCTGGACCTCGACCGATAA
- the Stk11ip gene encoding serine/threonine-protein kinase 11-interacting protein isoform X14 — protein sequence MTTAPRDSVVWKLAGLLRESGDAVLSGCSTLSLLTATLQQLNRVFELYLGPWGPGQTGFVALPSHPADSPVILQLQFLFDVLQKTLSLKLVHTPGVGLPGPIKIFPFKSLRQLELRGVPIHSLCGLRGIYSQLETLVCNRSIQALEELLSACGGDLCSALPWLALLSADFSYNALSNLDSSLRLLSALRFLNLSHNHIQDCKGFLMDLSELYHLDISYNHLRLVPRMGPSGAALGTLILRANELRSLQGLEQLKNLRHLDVAYNLLEGHTELAPLWLLAELRKLYLEGNPLWFHPAHRATTAQYLSPRARDAAHGFLLDGKVLSLKDLQQTSESSRLGPMTQPLSWPVGSTTETSGGPELSDSLSSGGIVAQAPLRKVKSRVRVRRASISEPSDTDPELRTLDPSPAGWFVQQHRELELLASFRERFGCDWLQYRSHLETMGSPPLATIKTPALGTPPLDAQSLETARSPPAIGEDTKESPEKVSEEGREELEPHEEEREEQEREEGSREDLGEEEEQEQKAVEELCRPMLVCPLQGTEGVQGRECFLRVTSAHLFEVGLQAAQTLERLELQSLVSAELQSETESQREPGSEGSGPPSGAPVLVLRFSYICPDRQLRCYAVLEPEAHEAIQELLAVLTPFTSVKDQQPGEAKDPQGPRFQCLRCSCEFKPQEPRLGLESDDGWKPLFQNTESPVVCPNCGSDHVVLLAVSGEVPNRERNQEEQSSDSACDLADHSGCPSVPDGIPPQASISHGCSSWNLSPTLGHTGFRSVDHRLRLFLDVEVFSDSEEEFQCCTKVPVVLAGHTRESLCLVVVSDRMLYLLKVTGPICGPPASWLEPTLAIPLQDLSGMELGLAGQSLRLEWAAGTGHCVLLPRDARQCRAFLEELTGVLQSLPRTQRNCISATEETVTPQHRLWPLLGKDTSAETPQFFYLRAFLAEGSSTCPVSLLLTLSTLYLLDEDPVRSHAESPLPVGSGEASEQPAPQGPGPSLQVREQQPLSSLSSVQLYRTSPLDLRLIFYDEVSRLESFWALRVVCGEQLTDLLAWIREPWEELFSIGLRTVTQEALDLDR from the exons ATGACGACCGCCCCGCGGGACTCAGTAGTGTGGAAGCTCGCGGGACTTTTGCGGGAGTCGG gGGATGCAGTTCTCTCTGGCTGTAGCACACTGAGCCTGCTAACAGCCACACTGCAGCAGCTGAACAGAGTGTTTGAACTGTACCTAGGGCCATGGGGCCCCGGCCAGACAGGCTTTGTGGCTCTTCCCTCCCACCCTGCAGACTCACCAGTCATCCTCCAGCTTCAGTTCCTTTTCGATGTGCTGCAGAAAACACTGTCACTCAAG CTGGTCCACACCCCTGGTGTTGGCCTTCCAGGGCCTATCAAGATTTTCCCCTTCAAGTCCCTTCGACAGCTGGAG CTTCGAGGAGTCCCTATCCACAGCCTGTGTGGCCTCCGTGGCATCTACTCACAGCTAGAGACCCTGGTTTGTAACAGAAGCATCCAGGCACTAGAG GAGCTCTTGTCGGCCTGCGGTGGGGACCTCTGCTCTGCCCTCCCCTGGCTAGCCTTGCTCTCTGCCGACTTCAGCTACAATGCACTTAGCAACTTAGACAGCTCCCTG CGACTCCTGTCCGCTCTGCGCTTCCTCAACCTGAGCCACAACCATATCCAGGACTGCAAAGGCTTCCTGATG GACTTATCTGAGCTGTACCATTTGGACATCTCCTATAACCACCTGCGCTTGGTGCCAAGAATGGGACCGTCAGGGGCTGCTCTGGGGACTCTGATCCTGAGGGCCAATGAGCTTCGGAGCCTTCAGG GCCTGGAGCAGCTGAAGAACCTGCGGCATCTCGATGTGGCCTATAACCTTCTAGAAGGACACACAGAGCTGGCACCACTATGGCTGCTGGCTGAGCTCCGTAAG CTCTATCTGGAAGGTAACCCTTTGTGGTTCCACCCTGCGCACCGGGCAACCACCGCTCAGTACTTGTCACCTCGGGCCAGAGATGCTGCTCATGGC TTCCTTCTTGATGGCAAGGTTTTGTCCCTGAAGGATCTTCAG CAGACTTCAGAATCTTCACGGCTTGGTCCCATGACCCAACCTTTGTCCTGGCCAGTGGGGAGTACCACTGAAACCTCAGGTGGCCCTGAGCTGAGTGATAGCCTCTCCTCAGGGGGCATTGTGGCCCAGGCTCCACTTCGTAAGGTTAAG AGCCGAGTCCGTGTGAGGCGGGCTAGCATCTCTGAGCCCAGTGACACAGACCCAGAGCTTCGAACTCTGGACCCCTCCCCGGCTG GGTGGTTTGTGCAGCAACACCGGGAACTTGAGCTGCTGGCCAGCTTCCGGGAGCGGTTTGGCTGTGACTGGCTGCAGTATAGGAGCCACCTGGAGACCATGGGGAGCCCCCCTCTTGCCACCATCAAGACTCCTGCCCTTGGAACCCCTCCTCTGGATGCCCAGAGCCTGGAGACTGCACGCAGCCCTCCAGCGATAGGGGAAGACACTAAGGAATCGCCAGAGAAGGTGtcagaggaaggcagggaggagctCGAGCCCCacgaagaagagagggaagagcaggagagagaagagggatcGAGAGAGGacctgggggaggaagaggagcaggagcagaaggcagTGGAAG AGCTCTGTCGCCCCATGTTGGTGTGTCCCTTGCAGGGAACTGAGGGCGTGCAAGGAAGGGAGTGCTTTCTCCGGGTCACTTCTGCCCACTTGTTTGAAGTGGGACTCCAAGCAGCCCAGACTCTGGAGCGGCTGGAGCTACAGAGCCTGGTGTCAGCTGAGCTACAGTCAGAGACTGAAAGCCAGAGAGAACCAGGGTCTGAG GGCTCAGGCCCACCCTCTGGGGCTCCAGTTCTTGTTCTGCGCTTTTCCTACATTTGTCCCGACCGGCAGTTGCGTTGCTATGCTGTGCTGGAGCCAGAGGCCCATGAAGCCATCCAG GAGCTACTTGCTGTACTGACCCCATTCACCAGCGTGAAAGACCAGCAGCCTGGGGAGGCCAAGGACCCACAGGGGCCCAGATTCCAGTGCCTGCGCTGTAGCTGTGAGTTCAAGCCTCAGGAGCCCAGGTTGGGACTGGAGAGTGACGACGGCTGGAAGCCTCTGTTTCAAAATACAG AATCTCCTGTTGTGTGTCCAAACTGTGGGAGTGACCATGTGGTTCTCCTAGCTGTGTCTGGGGAAGTCCCTAATAGAGAGCGGAACCAGGAAGAACAATCATCAGATTCTGCCTGTGACCTTGCTGACCACAGTGGCTGTCCCAGTGTGCCTGACGGCATCCCACCTCAGGCATCCATATCCCATGGCTGCAGCAGCTGGAACCTCAGCCCGA CCCTTGGACACACAGGTTTTCGATCTGTGGACCACCGACTCCGGCTCTTCCTGGATGTTGAGGTGTTCAGTGACTCCGAGGAGGAGTTCCAGTGCTGCACCAAG GTGCCGGTGGTGTTAGCAGGCCACACGAGGGAGTCTCTGTGCCTTGTGGTTGTGTCTGACCGTATGCTTTACCTGTTGAAGGTGACAGGGCCCATCTG CGGGCCTCCTGCTAGCTGGCTTGAGCCCACCCTGGCCATTCCTCTGCAGGATCTGAGTGGCATGGAGCTTGGCCTTGCAGGCCAGAGCCTTCGTTTAGAGTGGGCAGCTGGGACTGGCCACTGTGTGCTGCTGCCCCGAGATGCCAGGCAGTGCCGTGCCTTCCTTGAGGAGCTCACTG GGGTTTTGCAGTCTCTGCCTCGTACCCAGAGGAACTGCATCAGTGCTACAGAGGAGACGGTGACCCCGCAGCATCGGCTCTG GCCATTGCTGGGGAAAGATACTTCCGCAGAGACGCCCCAGTTTTTCTACCTTCGCGCCTTCCTGGCTGAAG gCTCCTCTACCTGTCCTGTGTCCCTGTTGCTGACGTTGTCCACCTTGTACCTATTAGATGAAGACCCTGTAAGGTCCCATGCAGAATCTCCCCTCCCAGTGGGGTCTGGTGAAGCCTCTGAGCAGCCTGCTCCCCAGGGGCCAGGTCCTTCTTTGCAGGTCAGGGAGCAGCAACCACTCAGCAGTCTGAGCTCTGTGCAGCTGTATCGCACAAGCCCCTTGGACCTGCGGCTGATCTTCTACgatgag GTGTCTCGGCTGGAGAGTTTCTGGGCACTCCGTGTTGTGTGTGGGGAGCAGCTGACAGACCTGCTGGCCTGGATTCGGGAGCCCTGGGAAGAGTTGTTTTCCATTGGACTCCGGACAGTAACCCAGGAGGCTCTGGACCTCGACCGATAA